In Paenibacillus sp. BIC5C1, a genomic segment contains:
- a CDS encoding ABC transporter ATP-binding protein: MSSIIVPDTCHIELDHVSVVFGSGAQQITALSDVSFQIHSNEFVSLLGPSGCGKSTLLRLVADLLQPTTGSIRVAGEEPERARLQRQFGIVFQTPALFDWRTVRHNVELPLELLGTSRKECRRMSGELLEMVGLTRFADHYPWQLSGGMQQRVSIARALALDPPLLLMDEPFSALDEFTKEKLQLELLDIKRSTGKTFLFVTHSIPEAVFLSDRIIVLSAHPGQVHSIHSVNLPAERDRELRETEAFYRMMTTIRNCFYEERDPIHVPAHQ, encoded by the coding sequence ATGTCCTCTATCATCGTCCCCGACACCTGCCATATTGAGCTGGATCATGTGTCCGTTGTATTTGGCAGTGGAGCACAACAAATTACCGCTTTGTCCGATGTTTCATTTCAAATCCATTCCAATGAATTTGTCTCTCTGCTTGGTCCCTCGGGGTGTGGCAAGTCCACCCTGCTGCGACTCGTAGCCGATTTGCTCCAACCAACGACAGGCAGCATCCGTGTTGCCGGAGAAGAACCGGAGCGGGCGCGGTTGCAGCGCCAGTTCGGTATCGTGTTCCAGACTCCAGCTCTGTTTGATTGGCGCACGGTGCGCCACAATGTAGAGCTTCCACTGGAACTGCTCGGCACAAGCCGGAAGGAGTGCCGCCGCATGAGTGGTGAACTGCTTGAAATGGTCGGGCTGACCCGTTTTGCTGACCATTATCCATGGCAGCTCAGTGGGGGCATGCAGCAGCGTGTTTCCATTGCACGTGCACTCGCGCTTGATCCGCCATTGCTGCTTATGGATGAACCTTTTTCCGCACTGGATGAATTCACGAAGGAGAAGCTGCAGCTGGAGCTGCTTGATATTAAGCGATCTACAGGCAAGACATTCCTTTTTGTTACACACAGTATCCCCGAAGCCGTATTTCTATCTGATCGAATCATCGTCCTCTCCGCACACCCTGGTCAGGTGCACTCCATTCATTCCGTCAACCTGCCAGCTGAGCGGGACCGAGAGCTGAGGGAAACCGAAGCCTTTTACCGCATGATGACCACCATCCGCAATTGTTTCTATGAGGAGCGTGATCCAATCCATGTTCCTGCACACCAATAA
- the moaA gene encoding GTP 3',8-cyclase MoaA, with the protein MEMLQDSFGRIHDYIRISVTDRCNLRCVYCMPEEGMEFAPHDQIMSYEEIAQVLKVLAPMGMRKVRLTGGEPLVRKDLHQLVSMISAIDGIEDIALTTNALLLDKQAQALKDAGLNRINISLDSLQASRFSMITRGGDVNKVLKGIEAATAVGLAPIKLNVVLMKGINDDEIKDFIAMTIDQPLHVRFIEYMPIGQASDSWRKSYLPLEAVTDVCAEAGWTVENTTGPAGNGPSRNMKIAGSQGTFGLIHPVSDHFCDNCNRLRLTADGHIKACLYWSDEYNVRRFVDAPDAMAALFLKALGTKPKNHEMALALEQKMQSHTPTVRRMSQIGG; encoded by the coding sequence ATGGAAATGCTCCAGGATTCTTTTGGCAGAATACATGACTACATCCGTATTTCTGTTACGGACCGCTGTAATTTGCGTTGTGTGTACTGTATGCCCGAAGAAGGCATGGAATTTGCCCCGCATGACCAAATTATGAGCTACGAGGAAATCGCACAGGTGCTCAAAGTGCTGGCTCCAATGGGAATGCGCAAAGTCCGTCTGACCGGAGGCGAGCCTCTGGTACGGAAAGATCTGCATCAACTCGTAAGTATGATCTCGGCCATTGACGGGATTGAAGATATTGCGTTAACTACCAATGCATTGTTGCTGGACAAACAGGCCCAGGCCCTGAAAGATGCTGGACTGAACCGGATTAATATTAGTCTGGATTCCCTGCAGGCGAGCCGGTTCTCCATGATTACTCGCGGCGGGGATGTAAATAAGGTGCTAAAAGGCATTGAAGCCGCCACGGCAGTTGGACTTGCTCCGATCAAGCTGAATGTCGTCTTAATGAAGGGCATCAATGATGATGAGATCAAAGATTTCATTGCCATGACCATAGATCAGCCATTACATGTGCGCTTCATTGAATATATGCCGATTGGGCAGGCTTCAGATTCATGGCGCAAATCGTATTTGCCGCTGGAAGCAGTCACGGACGTATGCGCGGAGGCTGGCTGGACGGTGGAAAATACGACAGGTCCGGCAGGTAATGGTCCATCACGAAACATGAAGATTGCCGGTTCACAAGGGACATTCGGATTGATCCATCCGGTCAGTGATCACTTCTGTGATAACTGCAACCGACTCCGCCTGACAGCAGACGGGCATATCAAAGCTTGTCTGTACTGGTCGGATGAATACAATGTTCGCCGCTTCGTAGATGCCCCCGATGCTATGGCAGCTCTCTTCCTCAAGGCCCTTGGCACCAAACCGAAGAATCACGAAATGGCGCTGGCCCTAGAGCAAAAAATGCAAAGTCATACACCGACGGTACGACGGATGTCCCAGATTGGTGGTTAG
- a CDS encoding carbohydrate ABC transporter permease: MRMQRINSYLIRLLLVLGSLVAMLPIYMAIVNSFKTQGEMFQSFIALPTTFHWENYSDAFHKINLLGSSLNSAIVSFLGIGGIVFCASLAGYKLSRTSGRLSNLIFFLFVASMLVPFHSIMIPLTRVAKGLHVQGSTYGLALIYIGLGVNMAIFLYHGFVKSIPRELEESAQMDGCNEFQTFFQIIFPLLLPITVTIAILDFLWIWNDFLLPLLMLTDVNRYTLILSTNMLFGEYNKEWPLILSSLVLTAIPVVLIYAFFQKFIMEGIAEGAVKG, encoded by the coding sequence ATGAGGATGCAACGAATTAACAGCTACCTGATTCGACTGCTGCTGGTGCTGGGCTCCCTCGTCGCAATGCTGCCTATCTACATGGCGATTGTGAACTCATTCAAAACACAAGGCGAAATGTTCCAGTCCTTTATAGCTCTCCCAACGACATTTCATTGGGAAAACTACTCGGATGCATTTCACAAAATCAACCTGCTGGGCAGCTCCTTGAACTCAGCGATTGTATCCTTCCTGGGTATTGGCGGTATAGTATTCTGCGCTTCATTGGCCGGATACAAGCTGTCGCGTACTTCAGGCAGATTGAGCAACCTGATCTTCTTCCTGTTCGTGGCATCCATGCTCGTTCCTTTTCACTCGATCATGATTCCGCTGACACGGGTTGCCAAAGGACTTCACGTCCAAGGAAGCACATACGGATTGGCCCTGATCTATATTGGACTTGGTGTAAACATGGCCATCTTCCTCTATCACGGGTTTGTTAAGTCCATCCCGCGTGAATTGGAAGAGTCGGCACAGATGGATGGATGTAATGAGTTCCAGACGTTCTTTCAGATCATCTTCCCACTGTTGCTGCCAATTACGGTCACCATCGCCATCTTGGACTTCCTGTGGATCTGGAACGACTTCCTGCTGCCGCTGCTCATGCTGACGGATGTGAATCGCTATACACTGATTCTGTCCACGAACATGCTGTTTGGCGAGTACAATAAGGAATGGCCGTTGATTCTGTCCTCCCTTGTACTTACCGCGATTCCAGTAGTTCTCATCTATGCGTTCTTCCAAAAGTTCATCATGGAGGGCATTGCAGAAGGGGCGGTAAAAGGGTAA
- a CDS encoding LysE/ArgO family amino acid transporter gives MGVIIHAVVLAFGLILPLGVQNVFIFNQGMTQRSYARALPAIVTAGLSDTLLIGAAVGGVSLILLQWPLLANVLYAGGSVFLLYMAWSIWRSSGPANSSAAVLSAGRQIAFAASVSLLNPHALLDTVAVIGTSSLQYEGVARFYFAITAAVVSWVWFLGLAGAGRLVGRTDRTGRVSVFFNRLSAVVMVGMACMMLWKLILS, from the coding sequence ATGGGTGTAATTATTCACGCGGTGGTGCTGGCGTTTGGTCTGATTTTGCCACTTGGTGTACAAAATGTGTTTATTTTTAATCAGGGCATGACTCAGCGAAGTTATGCACGGGCGCTGCCAGCTATAGTAACCGCAGGACTCAGTGATACGTTGTTGATTGGAGCAGCCGTCGGAGGGGTGTCCCTCATTTTGCTGCAATGGCCGCTTCTGGCGAATGTATTGTATGCAGGAGGGAGTGTGTTTTTGCTCTATATGGCATGGAGCATATGGAGGTCATCCGGGCCTGCGAACAGTTCAGCAGCAGTGCTGTCTGCGGGAAGACAGATCGCCTTTGCTGCTTCCGTTTCCTTGCTTAACCCGCATGCCTTGCTGGACACGGTAGCCGTAATCGGCACCAGTTCACTTCAATACGAAGGGGTGGCACGCTTTTATTTTGCAATAACGGCGGCAGTGGTATCATGGGTATGGTTTCTGGGACTGGCAGGTGCTGGCAGGCTGGTAGGTAGAACAGATCGTACAGGCCGGGTCAGTGTTTTCTTTAATCGGTTGTCCGCTGTAGTCATGGTCGGAATGGCGTGCATGATGTTGTGGAAGCTGATCCTCTCGTAA
- a CDS encoding carbohydrate ABC transporter permease — MATNVFKKYLSLLAFTAPAFVIYAIFLLYPTFSGLFYSLTDWNGLNRDYSFIGLGNFVELFKEDPDFLNSLWFTLKYVVFMLILQNGIALLLAVFIETRTRSKGLFRTLFFMPNMISTIISAFMWTFIFSQVLPQLAEKLAVSFLDQQWLGDPKFSFYSILIVSLWNGVGYMMIIYLAALQGVPKSLKEAAVIDGANAFQVLRNVVLPMITHAVTICFFLTLNGAFKVFEVVYGLTGGGPGRATQVITMNIYEEAFSNNFRYGYASAKSVVLFVIVLIFTLIQITVMKKKEVEA; from the coding sequence ATGGCTACGAATGTATTCAAGAAGTATCTGTCGCTGCTAGCGTTCACTGCGCCTGCCTTTGTCATCTATGCCATTTTCCTGCTGTATCCGACATTTAGTGGCTTGTTCTACAGCTTGACGGACTGGAATGGTCTGAACCGGGATTACAGTTTTATCGGTCTGGGGAACTTCGTGGAGCTGTTCAAGGAAGATCCCGACTTTCTGAATTCCCTGTGGTTCACGTTGAAATATGTGGTGTTTATGCTGATACTGCAAAATGGAATTGCCTTGCTGCTCGCCGTGTTCATTGAGACACGGACGCGCAGCAAGGGGTTATTCCGGACCCTGTTTTTCATGCCGAACATGATCAGTACAATCATCAGCGCCTTTATGTGGACATTCATCTTTTCTCAGGTGCTGCCGCAGCTGGCCGAGAAGTTGGCGGTCTCCTTCTTGGACCAACAGTGGCTGGGTGATCCGAAATTCTCATTCTACTCCATCCTGATCGTATCGCTCTGGAATGGTGTGGGATATATGATGATCATCTACCTGGCTGCACTCCAGGGTGTGCCGAAGAGTCTGAAGGAAGCGGCTGTTATTGACGGAGCCAACGCGTTCCAGGTACTGCGTAATGTCGTATTGCCGATGATTACTCATGCCGTGACAATCTGTTTCTTCCTGACACTGAACGGTGCCTTCAAAGTATTTGAAGTTGTGTACGGTCTGACAGGTGGCGGTCCAGGCAGAGCCACTCAGGTCATTACGATGAATATCTATGAAGAGGCATTCTCAAACAATTTTAGATACGGATATGCCAGTGCCAAGTCGGTTGTGTTATTCGTCATCGTGCTCATCTTCACGCTCATTCAGATTACGGTGATGAAGAAGAAAGAGGTGGAAGCATGA
- a CDS encoding methyl-accepting chemotaxis protein, protein MNIVEALVAASPYFKIMLKENDLMIAVTDMEQFRYYVRSEDLDLGIKAGDPISLEDPTLRRALIHGETSANRIEAHHYGTPINSAATPLRDEAGQIVGALAIGFSLKNEEKLEHFTDLIGEISGKLTDMVQTVAAQSQQLTASSSQILDNTRMAVQNSSEVTKVASFIREISEQTNLLGLNAAIEAARAGEAGAGFGVVATEVRKLSTGTKEATVNIEQSLKEVQHSIRQMEEEITSIAQSSNQQAELVTEFSEVIDQLNNASQDLKAFIESMLLKAE, encoded by the coding sequence TTGAATATTGTTGAAGCACTTGTTGCAGCAAGCCCGTATTTTAAAATCATGCTCAAGGAAAATGATTTGATGATTGCTGTTACCGATATGGAACAGTTCCGGTATTACGTTCGGAGCGAAGATTTGGATCTCGGTATCAAGGCTGGAGATCCGATCTCGCTTGAAGATCCTACACTACGCCGGGCACTTATCCATGGTGAGACTTCAGCCAATCGTATTGAAGCGCATCATTACGGGACTCCCATTAACTCTGCGGCTACCCCGCTTCGAGATGAAGCAGGCCAGATCGTAGGCGCATTGGCCATTGGATTTTCACTCAAAAACGAGGAAAAACTGGAGCACTTCACCGACTTGATCGGAGAAATCAGCGGTAAGTTAACCGATATGGTTCAGACTGTAGCTGCCCAGTCCCAGCAACTGACCGCTTCATCTTCACAGATTTTGGACAACACACGGATGGCGGTGCAAAACTCCAGTGAAGTCACCAAAGTGGCTTCATTTATTCGTGAAATTTCGGAGCAGACGAACCTGCTAGGCCTGAATGCTGCCATTGAGGCAGCTCGAGCAGGAGAAGCAGGCGCTGGCTTTGGCGTTGTTGCTACCGAAGTACGCAAATTATCCACCGGAACCAAAGAAGCTACAGTGAACATTGAACAGTCTTTGAAGGAAGTACAGCATTCCATTCGTCAGATGGAAGAGGAGATTACATCCATCGCCCAATCCAGCAACCAGCAGGCCGAACTCGTCACCGAGTTCAGCGAGGTGATTGATCAACTGAACAATGCATCTCAGGATCTCAAAGCTTTCATTGAATCCATGCTATTGAAGGCAGAATAA
- a CDS encoding PLP-dependent aminotransferase family protein, whose product MNRSDSRQGGSWKPDPSHSLPLYRQIEVYISEKITAGEWTAGYRLPSQRTLAQSMGVNRSTLVTALENLAAAGMIEGRHGGGTYVCGSGWHALAHGALAHGALPNWEEAIEEGWYYPNLPEVQQINRAEFQPGIIRLGTGELAPELMPQEAFNDILLALSSHSRTLNYLEPQGSLELRQALSVYLQASGIQASPDSILIVSGSLQALHLISVGLLPRGSAVLLEKPSYLYSIHAFQSAGLKMSGIPMDAEGIHTPRLEDAVQNNANRDSISLLYTIPSFHNPTGSVMSDSRREELLATARNTGISILEDAAYSDLWLDKPPPPSLKARDKDGRVLHMGTLSKAVSPGLRLGWLVGPEPVIRRLADIKMQTDYGTSSLAQEAAALWFADGYHEQHMDRLRPELRRHRDFMLDLLQRDFSELAEWSVPAGGFYIWLRFTASPLSIRELFHACLEKHVLIHPGYLYDRLDAEHIRLSYAYASTDEMERGLHLLAQAVKKLMTS is encoded by the coding sequence ATGAATCGTTCCGATTCTCGACAAGGGGGCAGCTGGAAGCCGGACCCCTCCCATTCCCTACCTCTGTACCGACAGATTGAAGTCTATATCAGCGAGAAAATTACAGCCGGGGAATGGACCGCAGGATATCGGCTTCCTTCCCAACGAACATTGGCTCAATCCATGGGTGTGAACCGCAGCACGCTGGTCACTGCACTGGAAAATCTGGCCGCAGCAGGCATGATTGAAGGCAGACATGGAGGCGGAACATATGTCTGTGGCTCTGGCTGGCATGCGCTGGCTCACGGAGCGCTGGCTCACGGAGCCCTGCCCAACTGGGAAGAAGCCATCGAAGAAGGCTGGTATTATCCCAATCTGCCAGAGGTACAGCAGATTAATCGGGCCGAGTTCCAGCCAGGCATCATCAGGCTTGGTACAGGTGAGCTTGCCCCTGAACTGATGCCCCAGGAGGCTTTTAACGACATCCTCCTTGCTCTATCCAGTCATTCTCGTACACTAAACTACCTCGAACCTCAGGGTAGTCTGGAGCTCCGTCAGGCTTTGTCCGTTTACTTGCAAGCAAGTGGCATCCAAGCCTCCCCTGACTCCATTCTGATCGTATCCGGCTCTCTCCAGGCACTGCACCTTATCTCGGTCGGGCTTCTGCCCCGCGGATCGGCGGTCCTGCTGGAGAAACCATCTTATCTGTACTCCATTCATGCCTTCCAATCGGCCGGATTGAAAATGAGCGGCATTCCGATGGATGCCGAAGGAATACACACTCCGCGTCTGGAAGATGCCGTACAGAATAATGCAAACAGGGACAGCATCTCGCTGCTCTACACGATTCCGAGCTTCCATAACCCTACCGGCTCCGTCATGAGTGACAGCCGCCGGGAAGAACTGCTCGCCACAGCACGGAACACCGGCATCTCCATATTGGAAGATGCCGCCTACAGCGACCTGTGGCTGGACAAGCCCCCGCCGCCATCGCTGAAGGCGCGTGATAAAGATGGACGGGTGCTGCATATGGGCACCTTGTCCAAGGCGGTCAGCCCCGGCCTGCGCCTCGGCTGGCTGGTTGGGCCGGAGCCGGTCATCCGTCGCCTCGCAGACATCAAGATGCAGACGGATTATGGCACCAGCTCCCTCGCTCAGGAGGCTGCAGCACTCTGGTTTGCCGATGGATACCATGAGCAGCATATGGATCGCCTGCGGCCAGAACTGCGCAGACACAGAGACTTTATGCTAGATCTTCTGCAACGCGATTTCAGTGAACTCGCCGAGTGGAGCGTACCTGCCGGAGGATTTTATATCTGGCTCCGATTTACCGCCAGTCCTCTATCCATTCGCGAACTGTTCCATGCCTGTCTGGAGAAACATGTGCTGATCCATCCGGGGTATCTCTATGACCGTCTGGATGCAGAGCACATTCGTCTGTCCTATGCCTATGCTTCAACGGATGAGATGGAGCGTGGTCTTCACTTGCTGGCACAGGCAGTCAAAAAGCTGATGACATCATGA
- a CDS encoding ABC transporter substrate-binding protein, with the protein MKVWKSVASAVLVSVLLAGCGSNAGTDGKEEGTASGSTVSLKVFIAQPRLKEHYDKYIEQFKAKEKAEKNIEVNVQLEMPPADNAPQILKTRLASNDAPDVFALHAVNEIPPFSKAGYLEDLSGQPFVDKLLDSVKPSVTDASGKVVAVPLETLSWGYLYNKDIFKEQGLEVPTTLTEMKAVVEKLKAANITPFELSYKEAWIPQLFLPLTVGALTQSEHKDFLDKMNQDQGSFSDMKALFDIFDLVNANGTEKALEVGGDDGSAAFATGKAAMWIQGPWFAETILKSNPDINFGVAPLPINDNPDDTKINLSTSTSLAVSSSSKNKEVALDFVNYVLDDKDSSAFYEALKFNPVAKIHDFKSFPWVDDALKYVNEGKAYQDPSIPQAVKDESGKALQGYYSGQLDQQQVIDALDKAWKSYNKVNK; encoded by the coding sequence ATGAAAGTATGGAAAAGCGTAGCAAGTGCGGTACTTGTGAGTGTTCTGCTCGCAGGCTGCGGTTCCAATGCGGGTACGGATGGTAAGGAAGAGGGAACTGCATCGGGCAGTACGGTGTCCCTCAAAGTATTCATTGCACAGCCGCGGCTGAAAGAACATTACGATAAATATATAGAACAGTTCAAAGCCAAGGAGAAAGCCGAAAAGAATATTGAAGTCAACGTACAACTGGAGATGCCGCCAGCAGATAATGCGCCGCAGATTCTGAAAACACGACTTGCCTCCAATGATGCACCGGATGTGTTCGCACTTCATGCGGTCAATGAAATTCCACCGTTCAGCAAAGCGGGTTATCTGGAAGACCTCTCGGGTCAACCTTTTGTCGATAAATTACTGGATTCCGTTAAGCCTTCTGTAACGGATGCGTCGGGTAAAGTCGTGGCCGTTCCTTTGGAAACGTTATCTTGGGGATACCTGTACAATAAGGATATTTTCAAAGAACAGGGGCTAGAGGTACCTACCACTTTGACGGAAATGAAAGCGGTCGTGGAAAAGCTGAAAGCAGCCAACATCACACCGTTTGAACTGTCCTACAAAGAGGCATGGATTCCACAACTGTTCCTGCCACTTACTGTAGGTGCACTGACTCAGTCAGAACATAAAGACTTCTTGGATAAGATGAATCAGGATCAAGGTTCCTTCTCAGATATGAAAGCCTTGTTCGACATCTTCGATCTCGTCAATGCCAATGGTACGGAGAAAGCACTTGAAGTGGGCGGCGATGATGGTTCAGCAGCCTTTGCAACGGGCAAAGCAGCCATGTGGATTCAAGGACCTTGGTTTGCAGAAACCATTCTGAAATCCAATCCGGATATCAACTTTGGCGTAGCTCCACTGCCAATCAATGACAACCCGGATGATACCAAAATCAACCTGAGCACATCGACTTCACTGGCCGTATCTTCATCCAGCAAAAACAAGGAAGTGGCACTCGATTTCGTGAACTATGTTCTCGATGACAAGGATTCAAGTGCATTCTATGAAGCACTAAAATTCAATCCGGTTGCCAAAATTCATGACTTCAAAAGTTTCCCTTGGGTAGACGATGCCCTGAAATATGTTAATGAAGGCAAAGCGTATCAAGATCCTTCCATTCCTCAAGCCGTTAAGGATGAATCAGGCAAAGCGCTGCAAGGTTACTACTCCGGACAACTGGATCAGCAGCAGGTGATTGATGCGCTCGACAAGGCGTGGAAATCCTACAACAAAGTCAACAAGTAA
- a CDS encoding methyl-accepting chemotaxis protein — protein MFDWLGWRKGWPLWRSYRLNANIKQDVEEIFEGIAETRRQLLMDWAEEQWNHLDRLLQQIRTVHPQGVLQSTEDVQGLEVWFAASYVRATDSTELFMLNEQNQVVFSTYKKHIGQVYEDGNDLIGPGLRHTQADINGQKCLFGPYSDPLTLEIGPRSSTFHDDVTLIFIEPIMENGRYIGSLCSRVPNDVLGDLIQRESGHIYPDSGDNYLFMAESRLRPTLQPGTALSRSRFEDLTFTHGENLKDGVTTEWGVVSVKEHTELELMFTDPSTNELHPGVANTIRNGSNLFVAFPGYSDYRHISVIGKGITFQLPHCPDLWGMMCEGDLEEVYRIRSIGWRQFKQHSLYILLSGIAGAALVYALTGSAWSAAAIAAFNIIYGFLTASQLQRKHVQRVHEDLRRISRFIRINAEGKGDLTQRLDTSAFAQDESGELAKWINNMIDSLEGIMLKVQLATVDVMNNQHQMRASTETTHGTTERVNLKLGSMIQGIRKQLEDLDQAKVAADEMRLTLQQLEVSATEQIDVARQEVERIGDKMTQISGAVSDTNHTILSFMSTMQDIYRALAVIDEISAQTNLLALNASIEAAHVGEHGRGFAVVAGEIRKLAELSRSSTEDIHQILDNISVAAGAASQSIKEGDQVLAEGTTLVQAASRLLQSATAEEPQRTQVVDQVVVLMENIAAISHKNRSTSSEVEAEMVELINDMLHVQHSSHNVEAITVFLQQLVGQFQLTPSDKNVIT, from the coding sequence ATGTTTGATTGGCTGGGATGGAGAAAAGGGTGGCCGCTGTGGCGGTCGTATCGGTTGAATGCAAATATTAAGCAAGATGTAGAAGAAATATTTGAGGGGATCGCCGAGACCCGGCGGCAGCTTTTGATGGATTGGGCTGAAGAGCAGTGGAATCATCTGGATCGATTGCTTCAGCAAATACGGACCGTTCATCCGCAGGGTGTACTGCAAAGTACGGAAGATGTACAAGGATTGGAGGTATGGTTCGCAGCAAGTTATGTACGCGCTACGGATAGTACTGAGCTTTTTATGCTGAACGAGCAAAACCAGGTTGTATTTTCTACATATAAGAAACATATTGGACAAGTCTACGAAGATGGAAATGATTTGATAGGACCAGGATTGAGGCATACCCAAGCGGATATCAACGGACAAAAGTGCTTGTTTGGACCTTATTCTGATCCGCTCACACTAGAAATTGGACCACGTTCTTCCACTTTTCACGATGATGTAACCTTGATTTTTATCGAACCTATCATGGAAAACGGCCGTTACATCGGTTCCCTGTGCAGTCGTGTGCCTAATGATGTATTGGGCGATCTGATCCAACGTGAATCAGGCCACATCTACCCCGATTCCGGGGATAATTATCTTTTTATGGCTGAATCAAGACTGCGGCCCACGCTTCAACCCGGGACTGCCCTGTCCCGCAGCCGCTTCGAGGATCTTACATTCACTCATGGGGAGAATCTGAAAGACGGCGTAACCACCGAATGGGGCGTTGTATCTGTTAAAGAACATACCGAATTGGAACTGATGTTTACCGATCCTTCCACCAACGAACTGCATCCTGGTGTAGCGAATACCATTCGCAATGGCTCCAATCTGTTTGTGGCTTTTCCGGGTTATTCAGACTATCGTCATATATCAGTTATTGGTAAAGGCATCACGTTCCAGCTTCCCCACTGTCCGGATCTGTGGGGCATGATGTGTGAAGGTGACCTGGAGGAAGTGTACCGGATACGCAGCATTGGCTGGCGCCAATTCAAGCAGCACAGCTTGTACATCCTGTTGTCGGGCATTGCGGGAGCGGCACTTGTATATGCGCTGACTGGAAGTGCATGGAGCGCAGCAGCCATCGCTGCCTTTAATATCATCTATGGATTCCTGACTGCAAGCCAGCTGCAACGAAAACATGTTCAACGGGTCCATGAGGATTTACGCCGCATTAGCCGATTTATTCGAATTAACGCCGAAGGCAAAGGGGATCTTACCCAGCGTCTGGATACGTCGGCTTTTGCCCAGGATGAATCAGGTGAGCTGGCGAAATGGATTAATAATATGATCGACTCTCTTGAAGGAATTATGCTCAAGGTACAGCTTGCCACCGTGGATGTGATGAACAACCAGCACCAGATGCGGGCGTCAACGGAAACTACACATGGAACAACCGAACGTGTAAATCTCAAACTCGGCTCCATGATTCAGGGGATACGCAAGCAGCTAGAGGACCTGGATCAGGCCAAAGTAGCCGCCGACGAAATGCGCCTCACCTTACAGCAACTTGAAGTGTCCGCCACAGAGCAGATTGACGTTGCGCGTCAGGAAGTGGAGCGTATCGGAGACAAAATGACTCAGATTTCTGGAGCAGTGTCCGACACCAACCATACGATTCTATCTTTTATGTCGACCATGCAGGACATCTACCGTGCACTTGCTGTCATTGATGAAATTTCGGCACAAACCAACCTGCTCGCACTGAATGCTTCCATAGAAGCAGCCCATGTTGGCGAACACGGACGTGGATTTGCCGTCGTTGCCGGTGAAATCCGCAAACTTGCCGAACTATCCCGTTCCTCCACGGAAGATATTCATCAGATTCTGGATAATATCTCTGTAGCGGCAGGAGCAGCCTCACAATCCATCAAGGAAGGCGATCAGGTGCTGGCTGAAGGCACCACCCTTGTTCAGGCTGCTTCGCGTTTGCTCCAAAGTGCGACGGCTGAAGAGCCCCAAAGAACACAGGTTGTAGATCAGGTCGTGGTATTGATGGAGAATATCGCAGCCATCAGCCACAAAAACCGTTCCACGTCTTCGGAGGTGGAAGCTGAGATGGTCGAGCTTATTAACGACATGCTGCACGTTCAGCATTCATCGCACAATGTAGAAGCCATCACGGTCTTCTTGCAACAGCTTGTCGGACAATTTCAACTGACCCCTTCCGATAAAAACGTAATTACCTGA